Within the Pengzhenrongella sicca genome, the region ATGCCGTCGTGGGACGGAAGCCGGAGGCAGGATCTCGATGAGTGACCTCGTTCCCATCCTTGAAGGCAGCAACGGTGGGCCCCGGCCCGTCGTCCTGGTGCTGCTCACCTGGAATGCCCTCCCGTTCACGAAGCAGTGCTACCGATCCATTCGGGCGACTGCGGGGGCCGACGTTCCGTACCGGCTCGTGTTCATCGACAACGGCAGCGTCGACGGGTCGGTCGACTGGCTTCGGGAGCTCGCAGCTTCCGAGGCGGACGTGACGGTCGTCGAGAACCCGACGAACCTCGGCTTCACCAAGGGCGTCAACCAGGGGATCGCGGAGTCGACCGCGGCCGAAGACATCATCCTGATCAACAACGACATTCGGTTCGACGATGACGGCTGGATCGCGCGCCTGCAACAGGTTGCCTACGCCGAGCCGGGCATAGCGGTCGTCGGCTCTCGCCTGATCGACCAGAACGGTCTCGTGAACCACCTGGGCGCGTACATGCAGCCCGTGGGGATCTACGGCCAGCAGCTCGGCGGGAACGAGAAGGACGTCGGTCAGGGCGGTGGCCTCCGCGACGTCGAGGCCGTGATCTTCGCCTTGGCGTACCTCACCCGTGCAGGGCTCGACGCGCTGGGTGGGCTGGACGAGGGCTTGTTCGCGTACTTCGAGGACACGGACTACTGCCTGCGTGCGCGCCGCGCCGGGATGCGGATCGTCTACTGCGGAGACGTGTCTCCGGTGCATTTCCACAACACCTCGACCCGCGAGAACAAGGTTGACATCTGGGGGCTGCTCGGCCAGTCCCGCGAGTATTTCAGCGAGAAGTGGGGGGAATGGCTCGATGACGGCCGCTACGACGTGGACGTCAGGTGGCGTTCCGTCGCGCACTCGCCGTTGGGTTACGCCGTGGGCAGCCGCCAGCTCATGGAGCAGCTGCACTACCAGGATGTGCGGGTCTCGTTCGAGAACGCCTACGGTGCCACGGAGCCTCCGACCGGGCATGCGCTGATCGACGACTTCATGGTCCGGGAGCCGCGAGACTCGAAGGCGATCCGAGTCTCGTACAGCCAGGCCGACGCCTTCAAGCGACGGTCGACCGGACATGAGGTCGGCTACACGATGCTTGAGGTCACGGGCCTGCCGAAGACCTGGGTCGATGGCTGCAATGCCATGGACGAGGTGTGGGTGCCGGCCTCGTTCAATGTCGACACCTTCCGCAGCAGCGGCGTGACCGTGCCGATCCAGGTCATGCCGCTCGGCGTGGACGACGTGTACTTCAACACTCAGATCAAGGGCGAGCGGATTTCGGAGGCGTTCACCTTCTTGTCCGTCTTCGAGTGGGGCGAGCGCAAGGCTCCCGAAGTCCTGCTGCGCGCTTTCGCCCAGGAGTTCTCCCGCAAGGAGAACGTCATGCTCCTCCTGTCAGTCTTCAACCGCGACCCGTCAATCGACGTCCGCGCCGAGATCGCGAAGCTCGATCTGCCGAAGACCGCTCGAATCGTCGTGATGATCAACCCGGAGTTCGCTGGGTATCAGATGGGCTCCTTGTACCGGTCAGCCGACTGCTTCGTGCTGCCGACCCGCGGCGAGGGCTGGGGGCAGCCTGTGCTCGAGGCTATGGCCTGCGGGCTGCCGGTCATCGCTACCGGCTGGAGCGGCGTGACCGATTTCCTCGACGAGGAGGTCGGTTTCCCGCTCGAGTACTCGATGGCACCGGCCGAAGCGCGTTGCGTGTACTACGACGGGTTCGACTGGGCCGAGCCGGACAAGGACCACCTGCAGGCAAGGATGCGCGAGGTCGTCAACGGCAGTGATGTCGCGAAGAAGCGCGGCGCGCTCGCGGCCCAGCGCGTGACCGACCAGTTCACCTGGCGGCACTCCGCGGAGCGGATCGCCACGCGACTGCGCGAGATCGGATAGCGCCGCAGACCCGTCCGTTCGACGCACACGGAATGCGGCGCCGAGCGGACGGGTCAGCAAGGGGAGCGCTCCTGCTGGCGGCGTGCACGGCGTGCACGTCATGGTGAGGTCAGTTCAGGACGTTGTACGCCACGCCCTCGTAGGCCCAGTTCGGGTCGGCGGTGCGCAGTTGGTGCGCCTCCGCGCTGTCGGCGGTGTAGAAATGCTTGCCGAAGCGGGCGCTCCAGAACCGAAACAGC harbors:
- a CDS encoding glycosyltransferase is translated as MSDLVPILEGSNGGPRPVVLVLLTWNALPFTKQCYRSIRATAGADVPYRLVFIDNGSVDGSVDWLRELAASEADVTVVENPTNLGFTKGVNQGIAESTAAEDIILINNDIRFDDDGWIARLQQVAYAEPGIAVVGSRLIDQNGLVNHLGAYMQPVGIYGQQLGGNEKDVGQGGGLRDVEAVIFALAYLTRAGLDALGGLDEGLFAYFEDTDYCLRARRAGMRIVYCGDVSPVHFHNTSTRENKVDIWGLLGQSREYFSEKWGEWLDDGRYDVDVRWRSVAHSPLGYAVGSRQLMEQLHYQDVRVSFENAYGATEPPTGHALIDDFMVREPRDSKAIRVSYSQADAFKRRSTGHEVGYTMLEVTGLPKTWVDGCNAMDEVWVPASFNVDTFRSSGVTVPIQVMPLGVDDVYFNTQIKGERISEAFTFLSVFEWGERKAPEVLLRAFAQEFSRKENVMLLLSVFNRDPSIDVRAEIAKLDLPKTARIVVMINPEFAGYQMGSLYRSADCFVLPTRGEGWGQPVLEAMACGLPVIATGWSGVTDFLDEEVGFPLEYSMAPAEARCVYYDGFDWAEPDKDHLQARMREVVNGSDVAKKRGALAAQRVTDQFTWRHSAERIATRLREIG